In a single window of the Rhizobiaceae bacterium genome:
- the addA gene encoding double-strand break repair helicase AddA, with protein sequence MNKPRVIPPQTLAAQATASDPRNSAWVSANAGSGKTHVLSQRVIRLLLGNTDPARILCLTYTRAAAANMANRVFRELSAWTALPDEELADAIARLDGARPGAAKLGLARRLFSKALETPGGLKIQTIHAFCESVLHQFPLEANIAAHFELLDSKMEQALVEEARRDLISGAADGGNLELADAFATVLERGGEFGLDKLLGEIIQRRDGIRRFIDVSRFGPDETDRAFAPLFTEFGFLPAETAESIADSVWPLPGFSPPEFSDFVQAADAAGAAFVQNNILPDAIAGFQETDPVRRLGLLAKAFLKKDGQAYGERSFAKGLRQRIPDIIERCANAAEVLRTARDRLALYRMLEGTAAALTVADRLIGRYEYLKTSRGFLDFNDLITRTVRLLSRPDAGMWVQYKLDKGIDHILLDEAQDTSPDQWQVVKSIAREFFSGQSARDAARTIFAVGDEKQSIYSFQGAAPESFAESGREFARLVAGAKKPFEPVRLTLSFRSTKDVLHAVDRVFESPEARRGLADETIVHTALRDQEPGYVEVWESIGAEQVEEPEDWRRAIDHAAAPAVRLAEQVARTIAGWLNDREIIEGKGRQVRPGDVLVLVRKRDSFVHALSRSLKELGIPVAGADRLKLAGHIAVQDMLALGRFLLQAEDDLSLAALLKSPIFGLSEERLFDVAARRPRGMSLIHAMRRLAADEADVRAVVELLDRWSSEAAYKPPFEFYSNVLQRDEVRRRMIARLGHEAGDILDEFLSFCLAEERTGLPGLTAFITTLETAGPEIKREMDQTRNEVRVMTVHASKGLEAPVVFLVDSGSAPFSDQHLPRLMPFSPTGDMRHVQGFLWRSDSEVKNSVTERVRDDLKDRADDEYRRLLYVGMTRAEDRLIVCGYHGRRAPAPNVWHRLVMNALSNEASIERHPHPDGQGDIIRYRVTQTPGKPVAADDAAGEASEAEEIFSLPPLGPPEVLPRPLSPSGAAAIIEPAPEAAFDPRSPVLDGQADTSFAAARGSAMHRMLQALPAVPEADRSAAAGRFLSLFARDWPDSERQAAWRSVQTILNDPFYAPLFAEGSRAEVAVAGTLDIRGKQRFVSGKIDRLAVTQDAVQIVDFKTNRPPPLSLDQVPVAYVLQLSLYAQLLRPLYPGRVIRAALLYTEAPRLIPVPENALAAALARLTQA encoded by the coding sequence GTGAACAAACCGCGCGTCATTCCTCCGCAAACGCTCGCCGCGCAGGCAACCGCGTCGGATCCCCGCAACTCCGCCTGGGTCTCGGCGAATGCGGGTTCCGGCAAGACGCATGTGCTGTCGCAGCGCGTCATCCGGCTCTTGCTCGGCAACACCGATCCGGCCCGCATCCTGTGCCTGACCTATACGCGCGCCGCCGCCGCGAACATGGCGAACAGGGTCTTCAGGGAATTGTCGGCATGGACGGCACTGCCGGATGAAGAGCTGGCGGACGCAATCGCCCGGCTCGACGGCGCGCGCCCCGGAGCGGCGAAGCTTGGGCTTGCGCGGCGGCTTTTCAGCAAGGCGCTCGAAACGCCTGGCGGGCTGAAGATCCAGACCATCCATGCGTTTTGCGAATCCGTGCTGCACCAGTTTCCGCTCGAGGCCAACATTGCCGCGCATTTTGAACTGCTCGACTCCAAGATGGAGCAGGCACTGGTCGAGGAGGCGCGGCGCGACCTGATTTCCGGCGCAGCGGATGGCGGCAATCTGGAACTGGCGGACGCCTTCGCAACAGTGCTGGAACGCGGCGGCGAGTTCGGCCTCGACAAGCTGCTGGGCGAGATCATCCAGCGGCGCGACGGCATCCGGCGGTTCATCGATGTCTCCCGTTTCGGGCCTGACGAAACCGACCGCGCCTTTGCGCCGCTTTTCACGGAGTTCGGTTTCCTGCCCGCGGAGACGGCTGAAAGCATCGCGGACAGCGTGTGGCCGCTGCCCGGCTTTTCACCGCCCGAGTTCAGCGATTTCGTTCAGGCGGCGGATGCCGCGGGCGCGGCCTTCGTGCAGAACAACATACTTCCGGACGCAATCGCCGGCTTTCAGGAAACCGATCCTGTGCGCAGGCTGGGCCTGCTTGCCAAAGCCTTTCTCAAAAAGGATGGGCAGGCCTATGGCGAGCGGTCGTTCGCCAAGGGACTGCGCCAGCGCATCCCCGACATCATCGAGCGTTGCGCCAACGCGGCGGAGGTGCTGCGCACCGCGCGCGACCGGCTGGCGCTCTATCGGATGCTCGAAGGCACGGCGGCGGCGCTGACGGTGGCCGACCGGCTGATCGGGCGCTACGAATATCTGAAAACCAGCCGGGGCTTTCTTGACTTCAACGATCTGATTACGCGCACGGTGCGGCTGCTGTCGCGACCGGATGCGGGAATGTGGGTCCAGTACAAGCTGGACAAGGGCATCGACCACATATTGCTGGACGAGGCGCAGGACACCAGTCCCGACCAGTGGCAGGTTGTCAAAAGCATAGCGCGCGAGTTCTTTTCAGGGCAGAGCGCGCGCGATGCGGCGCGCACCATTTTCGCGGTGGGCGACGAGAAGCAGTCGATCTATTCGTTTCAGGGTGCGGCGCCGGAAAGCTTCGCCGAATCCGGGCGGGAGTTCGCGCGGCTGGTTGCCGGTGCGAAGAAGCCTTTCGAGCCGGTGAGGCTCACGCTTTCCTTCCGGTCCACCAAGGACGTGCTGCACGCGGTGGACCGCGTGTTCGAAAGCCCCGAGGCCCGGCGCGGACTGGCCGACGAAACCATCGTCCACACCGCGTTGCGCGACCAGGAGCCCGGCTATGTCGAGGTTTGGGAATCGATCGGCGCGGAACAGGTCGAGGAGCCGGAGGACTGGCGCAGGGCCATCGACCATGCCGCCGCCCCGGCGGTGAGGCTTGCCGAACAGGTGGCGCGCACCATCGCCGGGTGGCTGAATGACCGGGAGATTATCGAGGGCAAGGGCAGGCAGGTGCGGCCCGGCGACGTGCTGGTGCTGGTGCGCAAGCGCGACAGCTTCGTGCACGCGCTTTCGCGCAGCCTCAAGGAGCTGGGCATTCCCGTGGCCGGCGCGGACCGGCTGAAGCTCGCGGGCCATATCGCCGTGCAGGACATGCTGGCGCTTGGCCGCTTCCTGTTGCAGGCTGAAGACGATCTTTCGCTGGCCGCCCTCCTCAAAAGCCCGATCTTCGGCCTCAGCGAGGAACGGCTTTTCGACGTGGCCGCCCGGCGTCCGCGCGGCATGTCGCTCATTCACGCCATGCGCCGGCTTGCCGCCGACGAGGCCGACGTGCGCGCCGTGGTCGAACTGCTCGACCGCTGGTCGAGCGAGGCGGCCTACAAGCCGCCCTTCGAGTTCTACAGCAACGTGCTCCAGCGCGACGAGGTGCGGCGCCGGATGATCGCGAGGCTCGGCCATGAAGCGGGCGACATTCTGGATGAATTCCTGAGTTTCTGCCTCGCGGAAGAGCGGACCGGTCTGCCCGGATTGACTGCTTTCATCACCACGCTGGAAACGGCGGGGCCGGAAATCAAGCGCGAGATGGACCAGACCCGCAACGAGGTGCGCGTGATGACGGTGCACGCATCGAAGGGACTGGAAGCGCCGGTCGTGTTTCTGGTCGACAGCGGCAGTGCACCCTTCTCCGACCAGCATTTGCCGCGCCTCATGCCGTTTTCGCCGACAGGCGACATGCGGCATGTGCAAGGCTTCCTCTGGCGCTCCGACTCCGAAGTGAAGAACAGCGTGACGGAGCGCGTTCGCGACGATTTGAAGGATCGCGCCGACGACGAATACAGGCGGCTACTTTATGTCGGCATGACGCGCGCGGAGGACCGGCTCATCGTGTGCGGCTATCATGGCAGGCGTGCGCCCGCGCCGAATGTGTGGCACCGGCTGGTGATGAACGCCTTGAGCAACGAAGCGTCCATCGAACGGCACCCGCATCCTGACGGGCAAGGCGACATTATCCGCTATCGGGTGACGCAGACACCGGGCAAGCCGGTTGCGGCGGATGATGCCGCTGGCGAGGCAAGCGAGGCGGAGGAAATTTTCTCGCTGCCGCCGCTTGGCCCCCCCGAGGTGCTGCCGCGACCGCTTTCGCCCTCCGGTGCGGCGGCCATCATCGAACCGGCCCCCGAAGCCGCCTTCGATCCTCGGTCGCCGGTCCTCGACGGGCAGGCAGACACCTCGTTCGCTGCCGCGCGCGGTTCGGCAATGCATCGCATGTTGCAGGCGCTGCCCGCCGTTCCCGAGGCGGACAGGAGTGCGGCCGCCGGGCGCTTCCTGTCGCTCTTCGCGCGAGATTGGCCGGACAGCGAGCGGCAGGCGGCATGGCGGTCTGTCCAGACGATCCTCAACGATCCGTTCTACGCGCCGCTCTTTGCCGAGGGCTCGCGCGCCGAAGTTGCGGTGGCGGGCACGCTCGACATCCGCGGGAAGCAACGTTTCGTATCCGGCAAAATCGACCGGCTCGCGGTGACGCAGGACGCCGTGCAGATCGTCGATTTCAAGACGAACCGGCCTCCGCCGCTTTCGCTGGACCAGGTGCCGGTCGCCTATGTGCTGCAACTTTCACTTTATGCGCAATTGCTCAGGCCGCTCTATCCGGGCCGCGTGATACGCGCCGCCCTGCTCTACACCGAAGCGCCGAGGCTGATTCCGGTGCCGGAAAATGCGCTGGCCGCAGCGCTTGCCCGACTCACTCAAGCGTGA
- the trxA gene encoding thioredoxin has product MATVKVDKNNFKADVLDAKEPVVVDFWAEWCGPCKMIGPSLEEISSELGGKAKIAKLNIDENPELAAQFGVRSIPTLMIFKGGEVADIKVGALPKTALSHWINGAVA; this is encoded by the coding sequence ATGGCCACTGTCAAGGTAGACAAGAACAACTTCAAGGCCGATGTGCTCGACGCCAAGGAGCCCGTCGTTGTCGATTTCTGGGCGGAGTGGTGCGGTCCCTGCAAGATGATCGGCCCGTCGCTGGAAGAGATTTCGAGCGAACTCGGCGGCAAGGCCAAGATCGCCAAGCTGAACATCGACGAAAACCCGGAACTCGCCGCGCAGTTCGGCGTGCGTTCAATTCCCACGCTGATGATCTTCAAGGGCGGCGAAGTGGCCGACATCAAGGTCGGCGCGCTCCCCAAGACGGCGCTTTCGCACTGGATCAACGGCGCGGTCGCCTGA
- a CDS encoding bifunctional folylpolyglutamate synthase/dihydrofolate synthase, whose protein sequence is MALHPKGFDLSLERVSRLLDKLGTPQDRLPPVIHIAGTNGKGSAAAFARALMEEAGYSVHVHTSPHLVNWHERYRLGAPGGGRLVADDVLAETIARIAKVNDGQTITVFEILTAATFLLFSEYPADAAIIEVGLGGRFDATNVIRNPAVSLIMPISMDHEAYLGDRVELIAAEKAGIIKPGCPVVIGQQDHDEAEAVLVDRAVRLGCPLLVYGQDFFAFEENRRMVYQDETGLMDLSRPRLLGRHQFANAAAAITAVRTAGFEFDADDADRAMTNVEWPGRMQRLTTGRLAELVPPGAELWVDGGHNPGAGVVVAEALAELEEKQPRPLFLISGMINTKDQTGYFLPFHGMARHVYTVPVSMSDSSVPNSELAVYAQAAGLSAEPVSSVANALMLLRDTWSAAETPPRILICGSLYLAGQVLAENGTPPT, encoded by the coding sequence ATGGCGCTGCACCCGAAGGGCTTCGACCTTTCGCTGGAGCGTGTCTCGCGGCTTCTCGATAAACTGGGCACTCCCCAGGACCGCCTGCCACCGGTCATCCACATTGCGGGAACCAACGGCAAGGGTTCAGCGGCCGCCTTCGCGCGCGCGCTGATGGAGGAAGCGGGCTACAGCGTCCACGTGCACACATCGCCGCATCTGGTGAACTGGCACGAGCGCTACCGGCTGGGCGCGCCGGGCGGCGGCAGGCTGGTCGCCGACGATGTGCTGGCGGAAACCATCGCGCGGATCGCGAAGGTCAATGACGGCCAGACGATTACCGTTTTCGAGATCCTGACGGCGGCGACGTTTTTGCTGTTCTCCGAATATCCCGCCGACGCGGCCATCATCGAAGTCGGGCTTGGCGGGCGCTTCGACGCCACGAACGTCATCCGCAATCCTGCCGTTTCGCTCATCATGCCGATCTCGATGGACCATGAAGCCTATCTCGGAGACCGGGTCGAGCTGATCGCAGCCGAAAAGGCCGGAATCATAAAGCCGGGATGCCCGGTAGTGATCGGCCAGCAGGATCATGACGAGGCGGAAGCTGTGCTGGTCGACCGGGCCGTGCGGCTGGGTTGCCCCTTGCTCGTCTACGGTCAGGATTTCTTCGCCTTTGAGGAAAACCGCCGCATGGTCTATCAGGACGAGACCGGGCTGATGGACCTTTCTCGCCCGCGCCTGCTTGGCCGCCATCAGTTCGCCAACGCGGCAGCGGCCATCACGGCGGTACGGACCGCCGGGTTCGAGTTCGACGCCGACGATGCGGACCGGGCGATGACGAATGTCGAGTGGCCAGGACGCATGCAGCGCCTCACCACCGGGCGGCTGGCGGAACTTGTCCCTCCCGGCGCGGAATTGTGGGTGGATGGCGGTCATAATCCCGGCGCGGGTGTGGTCGTCGCCGAAGCGCTCGCGGAACTGGAGGAAAAACAGCCGCGCCCACTGTTCCTCATTTCGGGAATGATCAACACGAAGGACCAGACCGGCTATTTTCTACCGTTTCACGGCATGGCGCGCCATGTCTATACGGTGCCGGTCAGCATGAGCGACTCCAGTGTTCCTAACTCTGAGCTTGCGGTCTATGCGCAGGCGGCAGGGCTTTCGGCGGAGCCTGTCAGCTCGGTCGCAAATGCGCTGATGCTGCTGCGTGACACATGGAGTGCTGCCGAAACGCCGCCGCGCATCCTGATCTGCGGGTCGCTCTATCTCGCCGGGCAGGTGCTGGCCGAAAACGGCACGCCGCCCACCTGA
- the accD gene encoding acetyl-CoA carboxylase, carboxyltransferase subunit beta, whose protein sequence is MNWITNYVRPKINSMLGRRDMPENLWIKDPETGEMVFHKDLESNQWVIPSSGHHMKIAAKERLRFFFDEGRYDVIENPKAALDPLKFRDEKRYTDRLKEAKAKTGLEDAILSGLGTIEGLPIVATVQDFSFMGGSLGMAAGEAIIRAFETALENRRPLVLFAASGGARMQEGILSLMQLPRTTVAVDRLKEAGLPYIVVLTNPTTGGVTASYAMLGDVHIAEPGALIGFAGPRVIEQTIREKLPEGFQRAEYLMEHGMVDMVVSRLELKATIARLLKILMKASEPAAIEPEILPPARVKAEKRPGA, encoded by the coding sequence ATGAACTGGATCACCAACTACGTCCGCCCGAAGATCAACTCGATGCTGGGCCGGCGCGACATGCCGGAAAATCTCTGGATCAAGGATCCCGAGACCGGCGAGATGGTGTTCCACAAGGATCTGGAAAGCAATCAGTGGGTCATTCCCTCGTCCGGGCACCACATGAAGATCGCCGCGAAGGAACGTCTGCGGTTTTTCTTCGACGAGGGCAGGTATGACGTTATCGAAAACCCCAAGGCGGCGCTCGATCCGCTGAAATTCCGGGATGAGAAACGGTACACGGACCGCCTCAAGGAGGCCAAGGCGAAGACTGGGCTGGAAGATGCGATCCTGTCGGGCCTGGGCACCATTGAGGGCCTCCCGATCGTCGCCACCGTGCAGGATTTTTCCTTCATGGGCGGATCGCTCGGAATGGCGGCGGGCGAAGCCATCATCCGGGCCTTCGAGACGGCGCTCGAAAACAGGCGTCCGCTCGTCCTGTTTGCCGCATCGGGCGGCGCGCGCATGCAGGAAGGCATCCTCTCGCTGATGCAGCTTCCGCGCACCACCGTCGCAGTTGACCGGCTCAAGGAAGCAGGCCTGCCCTACATCGTCGTGCTGACCAACCCGACCACCGGTGGCGTCACCGCATCCTATGCCATGCTCGGCGACGTTCACATTGCCGAACCCGGCGCATTGATCGGCTTTGCCGGGCCGCGTGTCATCGAGCAGACCATTCGCGAAAAGCTGCCGGAAGGCTTCCAGCGCGCGGAATATTTGATGGAGCACGGCATGGTCGACATGGTCGTCTCGCGCCTCGAATTGAAGGCGACCATTGCGCGCCTGCTCAAGATTCTGATGAAGGCGTCAGAGCCTGCCGCAATCGAGCCTGAAATACTGCCGCCCGCCAGGGTAAAGGCTGAGAAAAGACCAGGCGCCTGA
- the trpA gene encoding tryptophan synthase subunit alpha, protein MTDTRIDRRMAKLKAEGRPALVTYFMGGDPDFATSLKIMKALPKAGADVIELGMPFSDPMADGPAIQAAGLRALKGGQTLAKTLDMARQFRSGDDETPIVMMGYYNPIYIYGVDRFLVDAKKAGIDGLIIVDLPPEMDVELCIPALKAGINFIRLATPTTDDKRLPKVLENTSGFVYYVSMTGITGSALADTTKVATAVKRIKAHTDLPVCVGFGVKTAEQARTIGASADGVVVGTAIVNAIASVLGPNGQQTADPAEAVATLVNGLSQGVRSARLETA, encoded by the coding sequence ATGACCGACACCCGCATCGACCGCCGAATGGCAAAGCTAAAGGCCGAGGGGCGCCCCGCGCTTGTCACCTATTTCATGGGCGGCGATCCCGATTTCGCAACATCGCTCAAGATCATGAAGGCGCTGCCGAAGGCGGGCGCAGATGTCATCGAACTGGGCATGCCGTTTTCGGATCCGATGGCCGACGGTCCTGCCATCCAGGCGGCGGGCCTGCGTGCACTGAAAGGCGGGCAGACGCTAGCGAAAACGCTCGACATGGCGCGCCAGTTTCGCAGCGGCGACGACGAGACGCCGATCGTGATGATGGGATATTACAATCCGATCTACATTTATGGCGTGGACCGCTTCCTCGTGGACGCGAAAAAGGCCGGGATCGACGGGTTGATTATCGTGGACCTGCCGCCCGAAATGGATGTGGAACTGTGCATCCCCGCCCTCAAGGCCGGCATCAATTTCATCCGGCTGGCGACGCCGACCACCGACGACAAGCGTCTGCCCAAGGTTTTGGAGAACACGTCGGGCTTCGTCTACTATGTCTCCATGACCGGCATAACCGGCTCGGCGTTGGCCGACACGACAAAGGTTGCAACCGCCGTGAAGCGCATCAAGGCGCATACCGACCTGCCCGTCTGCGTCGGGTTCGGCGTCAAGACCGCCGAGCAGGCCCGCACCATCGGCGCCTCTGCGGATGGGGTGGTGGTGGGCACGGCCATCGTCAACGCCATTGCGAGCGTGCTCGGGCCGAACGGCCAGCAGACCGCCGATCCAGCCGAAGCCGTCGCTACGCTCGTCAACGGCCTTTCGCAGGGTGTGCGTTCCGCGCGTCTTGAGACCGCATAG
- the trpB gene encoding tryptophan synthase subunit beta, with amino-acid sequence MNKPVQPNSFRTGPDEQGMFGIFGGRFVAETLMPLILELERHWNEAKDDPQFKAELTALSTHYAGRPSKLYFAEGLTRHLGGAKVYFKREDLNHTGSHKINNCLGQILLAKRMGKTRIIAETGAGQHGVASATVSARFGFPCVVYMGATDVERQKPNVFRMKLLGAEVKPVSAGHGTLKDAMNEALRDWVTNVEDTYYLIGTAAGPHPYPELVRELQSVIGVEARAQMLEQEGRLPDAIIAAVGGGSNAIGLFHPFLDDKDVRIIGVEAGGHGLDGIEHCASMNAGRPGVLHGNRTYLLQNEDGQILDGHSISAGLDYPGVGPEHSWLRDSGRVEYVPILDDEALEAFKLTTKVEGIIPALESAHAIAQAVKLAPTMGKDRIIIVNLSGRGDKDVHTVASMMGMEI; translated from the coding sequence ATGAACAAGCCTGTCCAGCCAAATTCATTCCGCACAGGTCCAGACGAACAGGGCATGTTCGGCATTTTCGGTGGCCGCTTCGTCGCCGAAACGCTGATGCCGCTGATCCTCGAGCTTGAGCGGCACTGGAACGAGGCCAAGGACGATCCGCAGTTCAAGGCCGAGCTGACCGCATTGTCGACGCACTACGCCGGGCGGCCTTCAAAGCTCTACTTCGCCGAAGGGCTGACGCGGCATCTCGGCGGGGCGAAGGTCTATTTCAAGCGCGAGGACCTGAACCACACCGGTTCGCACAAGATCAACAATTGCCTTGGGCAGATCCTGCTGGCGAAGCGCATGGGCAAGACGCGCATCATCGCCGAGACGGGCGCGGGACAGCATGGCGTGGCATCGGCCACGGTCTCCGCACGGTTCGGCTTTCCCTGCGTGGTCTATATGGGCGCGACCGATGTGGAGAGGCAGAAGCCGAACGTGTTCCGCATGAAGCTGCTCGGCGCGGAGGTCAAGCCCGTTTCCGCCGGTCACGGAACGCTCAAGGACGCGATGAACGAGGCGTTGCGCGACTGGGTAACGAATGTCGAGGACACCTATTACCTGATCGGCACCGCCGCAGGGCCGCATCCCTATCCCGAACTGGTGCGCGAGCTTCAGTCCGTGATCGGCGTGGAAGCACGCGCGCAGATGCTTGAGCAAGAAGGCCGCTTGCCCGACGCGATCATCGCGGCGGTGGGCGGAGGCTCTAACGCAATCGGCCTTTTCCATCCCTTCCTCGACGACAAGGACGTGCGCATCATCGGCGTCGAGGCCGGCGGGCACGGGCTGGACGGCATCGAACATTGCGCGTCGATGAATGCGGGGCGCCCCGGCGTCCTGCACGGAAACCGGACCTATCTCCTGCAAAACGAGGACGGCCAGATTCTCGACGGCCATTCCATTTCCGCCGGTCTCGACTATCCGGGCGTCGGGCCGGAACATTCCTGGCTGCGCGACAGCGGGCGGGTGGAATATGTGCCGATCCTCGACGATGAGGCGCTGGAGGCCTTCAAGCTGACCACGAAAGTGGAAGGCATCATTCCCGCGCTCGAATCCGCGCATGCCATCGCGCAGGCCGTGAAGCTTGCGCCGACGATGGGCAAGGACCGGATCATCATCGTCAACCTGTCAGGCCGCGGCGACAAGGACGTGCACACCGTGGCTTCGATGATGGGGATGGAGATCTGA
- a CDS encoding phosphoribosylanthranilate isomerase has protein sequence MDIKICGLKTEEIVAAALDGGASHVGFIFFPKSPRYVDPAEAGRLRKAARGRALAVAVTVDADDATLDAIVSAMQPDLLQLHGKETPQRLAELKQRYGLPAMKALAVSTAADLERLTPFYGIADRFLLDAKPPAGSQLPGGNGVAFDWRLLAGLPRDTDYLLSGGINAANVADALRMATPRGLDISSGVETAPGKKDPALISAFFRAVRQAQSQSAA, from the coding sequence ATGGACATCAAGATCTGCGGATTGAAGACGGAGGAGATCGTAGCGGCTGCGCTCGATGGCGGCGCCAGCCACGTCGGCTTCATCTTCTTTCCCAAGAGCCCGCGCTATGTCGATCCGGCAGAGGCGGGGCGCTTACGCAAGGCCGCGCGCGGCAGGGCGCTGGCTGTCGCGGTCACCGTCGATGCGGACGATGCGACGCTCGACGCAATCGTCTCGGCCATGCAGCCAGACCTGCTACAGCTTCACGGCAAGGAAACGCCGCAGCGCTTGGCGGAGCTCAAGCAGCGCTACGGCCTTCCCGCGATGAAGGCGCTCGCTGTCAGTACCGCCGCCGATCTTGAAAGGTTGACGCCGTTCTACGGCATTGCCGACCGCTTCCTGCTCGACGCGAAGCCGCCTGCCGGCTCGCAATTGCCGGGCGGCAACGGGGTCGCATTCGACTGGCGGTTGCTCGCCGGCCTGCCGCGAGACACGGACTATTTGCTGTCGGGCGGCATAAACGCGGCCAATGTCGCCGATGCGCTGCGGATGGCGACGCCACGCGGCCTCGACATATCTTCGGGCGTTGAAACTGCACCGGGAAAAAAGGATCCGGCGTTGATCTCCGCTTTTTTCCGCGCCGTGCGGCAGGCGCAGTCGCAAAGCGCTGCGTGA
- a CDS encoding M48 family metallopeptidase, translating into MLGFFRRTPQSVLPIEREHEVAGRTLPLRIVQNDRARRLTLRIDAGGRGLRITVPPGVPSNEVERFLFRHQGWLEQRLAKVPDRPQVRPGIRIPLRGVPHLIVHEPAARGTVSIDQDERGPLLVVHGDRRHLPRRIADFLKREARREIEALVAKHTAALGKRAKSIRFKDTSSRWGSCSSEGNLSFSWRIMMAPPAVINYLVAHEVAHLKEMNHAPRFWKLCTQLCPDTERCKAWLKRNGSALQAIAFD; encoded by the coding sequence ATGTTGGGCTTTTTCAGGCGCACGCCGCAGTCGGTCCTGCCGATAGAGCGGGAGCATGAGGTTGCGGGCCGCACACTGCCGCTCAGGATCGTGCAGAACGACCGGGCGAGACGGCTGACGCTGCGCATCGACGCGGGCGGGCGGGGCCTGCGCATCACGGTTCCGCCGGGCGTGCCGAGCAATGAAGTGGAGCGTTTCCTGTTTCGCCATCAGGGCTGGCTTGAGCAGCGGCTGGCGAAGGTTCCGGATCGACCGCAGGTCCGCCCCGGCATCAGGATACCCTTGCGGGGCGTGCCGCACCTCATCGTGCACGAACCGGCGGCGCGCGGCACGGTCAGCATCGACCAGGACGAGCGCGGCCCCTTGCTCGTCGTGCATGGCGACCGGCGTCACCTGCCGCGCCGCATCGCCGATTTCCTCAAGCGCGAGGCCAGGCGCGAGATCGAGGCGCTGGTGGCGAAGCACACCGCCGCGCTTGGCAAGCGGGCGAAATCGATACGCTTCAAGGACACGTCGAGCCGCTGGGGGTCCTGTTCGTCGGAGGGCAACCTGTCCTTCTCATGGCGCATCATGATGGCCCCGCCCGCCGTCATCAACTATCTGGTCGCGCACGAGGTCGCGCATCTGAAGGAGATGAACCACGCGCCGCGTTTCTGGAAACTGTGCACGCAATTGTGCCCCGATACGGAGCGCTGCAAGGCATGGCTGAAGCGCAACGGCTCCGCGCTTCAGGCGATCGCCTTCGACTGA
- a CDS encoding Gfo/Idh/MocA family oxidoreductase, translated as MFRWGVLSTAKIAREQLIPAIVEAEGNVLSAIASRDIAKARKLAKHFGAQHAFGSYEELLASDQVDAVYIPLPTAQHVDWTAKAIEAGKHVLVEKPLALDAGEIAPLIKLRNRRKVLVCEAFMVTYHPQWLKVRELVQSGAIGTLKFVQGAFTYYNVDPNNMRNRPELGGGGLPDIGVYPTVSTRFVTGKEPKRVQATVERDKRFKTDIFSSVRADFGEFELSFYIATQLAGRQSMVFHGDKGFIEVSAPFNAGLYDHHRVELHNQRHTEAQVWRFPGAQQYRYEVETFAKVAQGGAGEVFTLENSVKNQKLIDAIYRAGKAGGWEKV; from the coding sequence ATGTTTCGCTGGGGTGTTCTTTCGACGGCCAAGATTGCGCGCGAGCAATTGATCCCCGCGATTGTCGAAGCCGAGGGGAATGTACTGTCGGCGATTGCCAGCCGCGACATCGCAAAGGCGCGGAAGCTGGCAAAGCATTTTGGCGCGCAACATGCATTTGGCTCCTATGAAGAGCTGCTTGCCTCCGATCAGGTGGACGCCGTGTACATACCGCTGCCGACGGCGCAGCATGTCGACTGGACGGCCAAAGCCATTGAAGCCGGCAAGCATGTACTGGTCGAAAAGCCGCTGGCGCTCGATGCCGGCGAAATCGCGCCGCTGATAAAGCTGCGCAACCGCAGGAAGGTGCTTGTGTGCGAGGCCTTCATGGTGACCTATCATCCGCAATGGCTGAAGGTCCGTGAACTGGTGCAGTCCGGGGCCATCGGAACCCTGAAGTTCGTGCAGGGCGCGTTCACCTACTACAATGTCGATCCGAACAATATGCGCAACCGTCCGGAACTGGGGGGAGGCGGCCTGCCTGACATTGGCGTCTATCCGACCGTGTCCACCCGTTTCGTAACCGGGAAAGAGCCGAAGCGCGTGCAGGCGACCGTCGAGCGGGACAAGAGGTTCAAGACCGACATCTTCTCCTCGGTGCGTGCCGATTTCGGCGAATTTGAACTCTCGTTTTATATCGCGACCCAACTGGCCGGGCGCCAGTCGATGGTTTTTCATGGCGACAAGGGCTTCATCGAAGTCTCCGCGCCGTTCAATGCGGGGCTCTATGACCATCATCGCGTCGAGCTCCACAACCAGCGCCACACGGAAGCGCAGGTGTGGCGCTTTCCCGGCGCGCAGCAATATCGCTACGAAGTCGAGACCTTTGCAAAGGTTGCGCAGGGTGGCGCGGGCGAGGTGTTCACCCTCGAAAACTCCGTGAAGAACCAGAAACTGATCGACGCGATCTACCGGGCCGGCAAAGCGGGCGGCTGGGAAAAGGTGTGA